From Actinosynnema mirum DSM 43827, a single genomic window includes:
- a CDS encoding sterol carrier family protein — MPRRPPDPTETRAAVQAVLPWLEDGSTTPARPALAAAVRLSLRTLEHAAPGHTVEVRVPPFAAVQCVAGPRHTRGTPPNVIETDPRTWLELATGRLTWEAALAASRVTASGTRADLSEHLPLLRF, encoded by the coding sequence GTGCCGAGGAGACCACCCGACCCGACCGAGACCAGGGCCGCCGTCCAGGCCGTGCTGCCGTGGCTGGAGGACGGGTCGACCACCCCCGCCCGCCCGGCGCTGGCGGCGGCGGTCAGGCTCAGCCTGCGCACCCTGGAGCACGCCGCGCCGGGCCACACCGTGGAGGTCAGGGTCCCGCCGTTCGCGGCCGTGCAGTGCGTGGCGGGCCCGAGGCACACCAGGGGCACCCCGCCGAACGTGATCGAGACCGACCCCCGCACCTGGCTGGAGCTGGCGACCGGCAGGCTCACCTGGGAGGCAGCCCTGGCGGCGTCGCGGGTGACGGCGTCGGGAACGCGCGCGGACCTGTCGGAGCACCTGCCACTTCTGCGGTTCTGA
- a CDS encoding ESX secretion-associated protein EspG, giving the protein MDYFGGAEEQEPITLSAEEFDVLWERFDAGPMPLVIKVPSPGKTYSERAQLEDRVWRSIGARGLGGPRGLHPELDFLLRTLIRPEREVDARLWLGRSVRVLAAANGDHGSLATLVDGHLTFRRTAGTGLPAAVVAALPRHPAGTGHSVTLPSADLEAAVEGSDNTTKGIESALRGKGLREADATALAKMLTNPVGTGNFGAAARDRYGKRCRPDRVVGFFDNEEGRFLQQRRTSQGAEAWSTFTPTDNRRLAHQVDELLTEAMLAAGQEVRG; this is encoded by the coding sequence GTGGACTACTTCGGGGGAGCCGAGGAGCAGGAGCCGATCACGCTGTCGGCCGAGGAGTTCGACGTGCTCTGGGAGCGCTTCGACGCGGGTCCGATGCCGCTGGTGATCAAGGTCCCGTCGCCGGGCAAGACCTACTCGGAGCGGGCGCAGCTGGAGGACCGCGTGTGGCGGTCGATCGGCGCGCGCGGCCTCGGCGGGCCGAGGGGCCTGCACCCCGAGCTGGACTTCCTGCTGCGCACGCTCATCCGGCCCGAGCGCGAGGTCGACGCCAGGCTGTGGCTGGGCCGGAGCGTGCGGGTCCTGGCCGCCGCCAACGGCGACCACGGCTCGCTGGCCACCCTGGTCGACGGCCACCTGACGTTCCGCAGGACCGCCGGGACCGGGCTGCCCGCCGCCGTCGTGGCCGCGCTGCCCAGGCACCCGGCGGGCACGGGCCACTCGGTGACCCTGCCCAGCGCCGACCTGGAAGCCGCCGTCGAGGGCTCCGACAACACCACCAAGGGCATCGAGAGCGCGCTGCGCGGCAAGGGCCTGCGCGAGGCCGACGCGACCGCGCTGGCCAAGATGCTCACCAACCCGGTCGGCACCGGCAACTTCGGCGCGGCGGCCCGCGACCGCTACGGCAAGCGCTGCCGCCCGGACCGCGTGGTGGGGTTCTTCGACAACGAGGAGGGCCGCTTCCTCCAGCAGCGCCGCACCTCGCAGGGCGCCGAGGCGTGGAGCACGTTCACCCCGACCGACAACCGCAGGCTCGCCCACCAGGTCGACGAGCTGCTGACCGAGGCGATGCTGGCCGCGGGGCAGGAAGTCCGCGGATAG
- a CDS encoding PPE domain-containing protein — translation MGNHRWRGYDHPELYNMINSGPGPSASYVVEDGWQKLGTALQAIDADLRDGLAGLNASWEGDTADSTQTAVSPLAQWAEDAQQSARTMKTSAGLQADYIADARKEMPEPVPVTTEAPSGWDKFKAGFTDGVTLGLAGSSADVIRQQRDHEAQEAAQENAQQKAIAVMNAYESNSEWNRNTLGEFVPPPQVVIDAPAPSGASGIQSTASAGYASRSDWSVTSTGGATGTSSYTPTPTAPPVSTGGYTPVGPGGTTNPSLATPTPVGTPVAPPVAPPGLGVTNPSGNPGGGGGGGGWAPPNPTGNGSGNAGNTPPRTTPNPGVVPPRTNPGPGVTPPKTGAGPQVGALPKGPGVPGAPNAFGRPGTGMPGGLGGGRPGMPGMPGAGGFGTGGFGAAGGGAGMPSGTGAAGVAGNGQPGLGRGGAAGVQGFGPGAAGAAASGGRGAAGGAGMAGGAGAPGAARDEDDVEHKLADYLVETADVFGDDRMVAPPVIGGE, via the coding sequence ATGGGCAACCACCGCTGGCGGGGCTACGACCACCCCGAGCTCTACAACATGATCAACTCCGGCCCCGGCCCCTCCGCCTCCTACGTCGTCGAGGACGGGTGGCAGAAGCTGGGCACCGCCCTCCAGGCCATCGACGCGGACCTCCGCGACGGCCTGGCGGGCCTCAACGCGAGCTGGGAGGGCGACACCGCCGACTCGACCCAGACCGCGGTGTCCCCGCTCGCGCAGTGGGCCGAGGACGCGCAGCAGAGCGCGAGGACGATGAAGACCTCGGCCGGCCTCCAGGCCGACTACATCGCCGACGCCCGCAAGGAGATGCCGGAGCCGGTCCCGGTCACCACCGAGGCGCCCTCCGGCTGGGACAAGTTCAAGGCGGGCTTCACCGACGGCGTGACGCTCGGCCTCGCGGGCAGCTCCGCCGACGTGATCCGCCAGCAGCGCGACCACGAGGCCCAGGAGGCCGCGCAGGAGAACGCGCAGCAGAAGGCCATCGCGGTCATGAACGCCTACGAGTCCAACAGCGAGTGGAACCGGAACACGCTGGGCGAGTTCGTGCCGCCGCCGCAGGTCGTCATCGACGCGCCCGCGCCCTCGGGCGCCAGCGGCATCCAGAGCACCGCGTCGGCCGGGTACGCCTCGCGGTCCGACTGGAGCGTCACGAGCACCGGCGGCGCCACCGGCACCAGCTCCTACACGCCCACCCCGACCGCCCCGCCGGTCAGCACGGGCGGCTACACCCCGGTCGGCCCCGGCGGCACCACGAACCCGTCGCTGGCCACCCCGACCCCGGTCGGCACGCCGGTCGCGCCCCCCGTGGCCCCGCCCGGCCTCGGCGTCACCAACCCGTCCGGCAACCCCGGCGGTGGCGGCGGCGGTGGCGGCTGGGCGCCGCCGAACCCGACCGGCAACGGCAGCGGGAACGCCGGCAACACCCCGCCCAGGACCACCCCCAACCCCGGTGTCGTCCCGCCCAGGACCAACCCCGGCCCCGGCGTCACCCCGCCGAAGACCGGCGCAGGCCCCCAGGTCGGCGCCCTGCCCAAGGGCCCCGGCGTTCCCGGCGCCCCGAACGCCTTCGGGCGTCCGGGGACGGGGATGCCCGGTGGGCTCGGCGGCGGTCGTCCCGGAATGCCGGGGATGCCCGGCGCGGGCGGCTTCGGCACGGGCGGCTTCGGCGCGGCCGGTGGCGGCGCGGGGATGCCCAGCGGGACCGGCGCGGCCGGTGTCGCGGGCAACGGCCAGCCCGGCCTCGGGCGCGGCGGCGCGGCGGGCGTCCAGGGCTTCGGCCCCGGCGCGGCGGGCGCGGCTGCCTCGGGTGGTCGCGGCGCGGCGGGTGGCGCGGGCATGGCGGGCGGCGCAGGCGCCCCCGGCGCGGCGCGCGACGAGGACGACGTCGAGCACAAGCTCGCCGACTACCTCGTGGAGACCGCGGACGTCTTCGGCGACGACCGCATGGTCGCGCCCCCGGTCATCGGCGGCGAGTAG
- a CDS encoding DUF3558 family protein translates to MGRRLPSLAAPVLAAALALSACGGTTEGTPKAESPSSAGPSSAKPAVSRPKELDLRGMETCDVLLTNAQLAELGVRPPSENKPAPIAANGLYACSMIWREHPGWSLGYTVSKAAGVDDYRERMNAGDRMEPGQVDGFPTYLVDRSDTLQVYWELLVDVADGQALALDISYFRMDFERVEAPASEELHTRLEKAASYSLQALMSR, encoded by the coding sequence ATGGGGAGAAGACTGCCGAGCCTCGCCGCGCCCGTCCTGGCCGCCGCGCTGGCGCTGTCGGCGTGCGGGGGGACCACTGAGGGCACGCCGAAGGCGGAGTCGCCGTCCTCGGCAGGCCCCTCGTCGGCGAAGCCCGCGGTGAGCAGGCCGAAGGAGCTGGACCTCAGGGGCATGGAGACGTGCGACGTCCTGCTGACCAACGCCCAGCTCGCGGAGCTGGGGGTCAGGCCGCCGTCGGAGAACAAGCCCGCCCCCATCGCCGCCAACGGCCTCTACGCCTGCAGCATGATCTGGAGGGAGCACCCCGGCTGGTCGCTGGGGTACACCGTCTCCAAGGCCGCGGGCGTCGACGACTACCGGGAGCGGATGAACGCGGGCGACAGGATGGAACCCGGTCAGGTCGACGGTTTCCCCACCTACCTCGTCGACCGGAGCGACACGCTCCAGGTGTACTGGGAACTTCTGGTGGACGTCGCGGACGGGCAGGCCCTCGCTCTCGACATCTCCTATTTCCGGATGGACTTCGAGCGCGTCGAGGCCCCGGCCTCGGAAGAGCTGCACACGAGGCTCGAGAAAGCGGCGAGCTACTCGCTGCAAGCGCTCATGAGCAGGTAG
- a CDS encoding glucose 1-dehydrogenase: protein MADGVRAAWAVPGEPDRCAVVGLDAVERVGEVLVAGRLAGVCATDVEIVRDGFGWLPPGRDGLVLFHESLGEVLSAPDGSGFAPGDLVAGVVRRPDPEPCAACAADAWDFCRNGRYRERGIKELDGYGAQRWSVPPRFAVKLDPALGDAGVLLEPASVVAKAWAQAELLCSRAFVPARTALVVGAGPIGLLAALLGVQRGYDVHVVDRVADGVKPDLVRALGATYHRSVPDREVDVAIECTGVAELAWECARRAAVVVLAGISGEHGPAALDRSVLDAAVLGNRALIGTVNAGPDDYREAAAALAGADLGWLRGLITRRVPLERFTEAFDRADGDVKVVVDLA from the coding sequence GTGGCTGACGGGGTGCGGGCGGCGTGGGCGGTTCCCGGTGAGCCCGACCGGTGCGCGGTGGTCGGGCTGGACGCGGTCGAGCGGGTCGGCGAGGTGCTGGTGGCCGGGCGCTTGGCCGGGGTGTGCGCGACCGACGTGGAGATCGTGCGGGACGGGTTCGGGTGGCTCCCGCCCGGTCGGGACGGGCTGGTGCTGTTCCACGAGTCGCTCGGCGAGGTGCTGAGCGCGCCCGACGGCTCCGGGTTCGCGCCCGGCGACCTGGTGGCCGGGGTGGTGCGGCGGCCGGACCCCGAGCCGTGCGCGGCGTGCGCGGCCGACGCGTGGGACTTCTGCCGCAACGGGCGCTACCGCGAGCGCGGCATCAAGGAGCTGGACGGGTACGGGGCGCAGCGCTGGAGCGTGCCGCCCCGGTTCGCCGTCAAGCTCGACCCGGCGCTCGGCGACGCGGGCGTGCTGCTGGAACCGGCGTCGGTGGTGGCGAAGGCGTGGGCGCAGGCGGAGCTGCTGTGCTCCCGCGCGTTCGTGCCCGCCCGCACCGCGCTCGTGGTCGGCGCGGGTCCCATCGGGCTGCTGGCGGCGCTGCTGGGCGTGCAGCGCGGGTACGACGTGCACGTGGTGGACCGGGTGGCCGACGGGGTGAAGCCGGACCTGGTGCGGGCGCTCGGCGCGACCTACCACCGCTCGGTCCCGGACCGGGAGGTCGACGTGGCGATCGAGTGCACCGGGGTCGCCGAGCTGGCCTGGGAGTGCGCGCGGCGGGCGGCGGTGGTGGTGCTGGCGGGCATCTCCGGGGAGCACGGCCCGGCGGCGCTGGACCGGTCCGTGCTGGACGCCGCCGTGCTCGGCAACCGGGCCTTGATCGGCACGGTCAACGCGGGCCCCGACGACTACCGCGAGGCCGCCGCCGCGCTCGCAGGCGCCGACCTCGGCTGGTTGCGCGGCCTGATCACCCGCCGGGTGCCGCTGGAGCGGTTCACCGAGGCGTTCGACCGGGCCGACGGCGACGTGAAGGTGGTCGTCGACCTGGCCTGA
- a CDS encoding putative bifunctional diguanylate cyclase/phosphodiesterase, which produces MTERAGHLVAPSGRSHNTDPALRAGAESFARTWATAVIGSSYVPMTRSEVVEHLRALTEVLVTALLATPFRPAPGHEIGARLVEAHFTGTDTLGRTVQLMGDDLCAELGIPADDSTRTRLAALQGALAAGYARALRERTLAEQEAIRAAVLDARDQAEAALRASEARFRAMFTEAAIGIGIADVEGRILDVNQALQDMLGFGVEEMRQHNIRDLMHPEDGPSVWRLYDQLTAGERDHYRAEKRFRRADGEQVWTHLTLSLVRDDHGDPQYQVAMIEDVTDRHLLQNRLRYQALHDPLTGLPNRALFLDRLSRVFGNPDKHRAGLCYLDLDGFKVINDSLGHDIGDQLLVEVGRRLDRSVSGDGKLVARMGGDEFVILVEDSTRTDDIVAVADRVLRELESPIRIGGHELTVSASIGIVERGLEGTSAPDLVRDADITLYWAKADGKSRWALYDPDRNAKEIARFTLSATMPAALERDEFYVDYQPLVRLENARVVGVEALVRWQHPEFGRLAPDRFIELAEETGLIVPLGRWVLRKACEQGRRWLDEFAELAPYVSVNLAVRQSRDPELVRDVKRILDETGLPPRHLQLELTESAIMGTADEPLEALRALSDMGVRIAIDDFGTGYSNLAYLKHLPVHELKIAGSFMEGLRAADEEDPVDAQIVSTLVQLAHALGLGVTAEGVETPSQAKRLHRIGCDTGQGWFYAKPMAPEGIDEMLRR; this is translated from the coding sequence ATGACGGAACGGGCTGGACACCTGGTGGCTCCCTCGGGGCGTTCCCACAACACCGACCCGGCGCTGCGGGCCGGGGCCGAGTCGTTCGCGCGCACCTGGGCGACGGCCGTCATAGGCAGCAGCTACGTGCCCATGACCCGGTCCGAGGTGGTCGAGCACCTGCGCGCCCTCACCGAGGTCCTGGTGACCGCGCTGCTCGCCACCCCGTTCCGCCCGGCGCCCGGCCACGAGATCGGCGCCCGGCTGGTCGAGGCGCACTTCACCGGCACCGACACGCTCGGCCGCACCGTGCAGCTCATGGGCGACGACCTGTGCGCCGAGCTGGGCATCCCCGCCGACGACTCCACCCGCACCCGCCTCGCCGCCCTGCAAGGCGCGCTCGCGGCGGGCTACGCGCGCGCCCTGCGCGAGCGCACCCTCGCCGAGCAGGAGGCGATCCGCGCCGCCGTGCTGGACGCCCGCGACCAGGCCGAGGCCGCGCTGCGCGCCTCCGAGGCCCGGTTCCGCGCCATGTTCACCGAGGCCGCCATCGGCATCGGCATCGCCGACGTCGAGGGCCGCATCCTGGACGTCAACCAGGCGCTGCAGGACATGCTCGGGTTCGGCGTCGAGGAGATGCGGCAGCACAACATCCGCGACCTGATGCACCCGGAGGACGGGCCGTCGGTGTGGCGGCTCTACGACCAGCTCACGGCGGGCGAGCGCGACCACTACCGCGCGGAGAAGCGGTTCCGGCGGGCCGACGGCGAGCAGGTGTGGACGCACCTGACGCTGTCGCTGGTGCGCGACGACCACGGCGACCCGCAGTACCAGGTCGCCATGATCGAGGACGTCACCGACCGGCACCTGCTGCAGAACCGGCTGCGCTACCAGGCGCTGCACGACCCGCTCACCGGCCTGCCGAACCGGGCGCTGTTCCTCGACCGGCTCAGCCGGGTCTTCGGCAACCCCGACAAGCACCGCGCGGGCCTGTGCTACCTGGACCTCGACGGGTTCAAGGTGATCAACGACAGCCTCGGCCACGACATCGGCGACCAGCTGCTCGTCGAGGTCGGCAGGCGGCTGGACCGCTCGGTGTCCGGCGACGGCAAGCTCGTGGCGCGCATGGGCGGCGACGAGTTCGTGATCCTGGTCGAGGACTCCACCCGCACCGACGACATCGTCGCCGTCGCGGACCGGGTGCTGCGCGAGCTGGAGTCCCCGATCCGCATCGGCGGGCACGAGCTGACCGTGTCCGCGTCCATCGGCATCGTCGAGCGCGGGCTGGAGGGCACCAGCGCGCCCGACCTGGTGCGCGACGCCGACATCACGCTGTACTGGGCCAAGGCGGACGGCAAGTCCCGCTGGGCGCTGTACGACCCGGACCGCAACGCCAAGGAGATCGCCCGGTTCACCCTGTCCGCCACCATGCCCGCCGCGCTGGAGCGCGACGAGTTCTACGTGGACTACCAGCCGCTGGTGCGGTTGGAGAACGCGCGGGTGGTCGGCGTGGAGGCGCTGGTGCGCTGGCAGCACCCGGAGTTCGGGCGGCTCGCGCCGGACCGGTTCATCGAGCTGGCCGAGGAGACCGGGCTGATCGTCCCGCTGGGCCGGTGGGTGCTGCGCAAGGCGTGCGAGCAGGGGCGGCGGTGGCTGGACGAGTTCGCCGAGCTGGCGCCGTACGTGAGCGTGAACCTGGCGGTGCGGCAGTCCCGCGACCCCGAGCTGGTGCGCGACGTCAAGCGCATCCTGGACGAGACCGGCCTGCCGCCCCGGCACCTGCAGCTGGAGCTGACCGAGAGCGCGATCATGGGCACCGCCGACGAGCCCCTCGAAGCGCTGCGGGCGCTGTCGGACATGGGCGTGCGCATAGCGATCGACGACTTCGGCACCGGCTACTCGAACCTGGCGTACCTCAAGCACCTCCCGGTGCACGAGCTGAAGATCGCCGGGTCGTTCATGGAGGGGCTGCGGGCCGCCGACGAGGAGGACCCGGTGGACGCGCAGATCGTGTCCACGCTGGTGCAGCTCGCGCACGCGCTCGGCCTCGGCGTGACGGCGGAGGGCGTGGAGACGCCGTCGCAGGCCAAGCGGCTGCACCGGATCGGCTGCGACACCGGGCAGGGGTGGTTCTACGCCAAGCCGATGGCCCCGGAGGGCATCGACGAGATGCTGCGGCGCTGA
- a CDS encoding pentapeptide repeat-containing protein: MEHVWWIAGAVVSLVALALALVELRSKRKRMLAATLLGSAGAFLLVAGWLLAIDPGAPKHETIKTGGLAGGAVVALYALWLNDRRRRVDEAKHELESQRAEHDRSRVADERFAKSVELLGHDADQVRVGAMHAMAGLARSRPEYAQTVLDVLCAYLRRKPEVFEGEQREGQRREGDREQEVRLTAQRVVADLLPAADAQDPPRYRLDLTDAHLRYFDLSHRAIGSLVMRGAVLTGSNSLHHAVFHGDVWLTGTGSAGELHLHDAVFRERAWFSGFRCDGPASFERSKFLGPTKFADARFTGTVTFDGARFTGDADFRGARFTGGVVLPTALTAQAQGVRVSEEHANRLPEGWKVGPRGEVRS; encoded by the coding sequence GTGGAGCACGTGTGGTGGATCGCGGGCGCGGTGGTGTCGCTGGTGGCGCTCGCGCTGGCGCTGGTGGAGCTGCGGAGCAAGCGGAAGCGGATGCTGGCCGCGACGCTGCTGGGGTCGGCGGGGGCCTTCCTGCTGGTGGCCGGGTGGTTGCTGGCGATCGACCCCGGCGCGCCCAAGCACGAGACGATCAAGACCGGCGGTCTGGCGGGCGGCGCGGTGGTGGCCCTGTACGCGCTGTGGCTCAACGACCGGCGGCGGCGCGTCGACGAGGCCAAGCACGAGCTGGAGAGCCAGCGGGCCGAGCACGACCGGTCGCGGGTGGCGGACGAGCGGTTCGCGAAGTCCGTCGAGCTGCTCGGGCACGACGCCGACCAGGTGCGGGTGGGCGCGATGCACGCGATGGCGGGGCTGGCGCGGTCCCGGCCGGAGTACGCGCAGACCGTGCTGGACGTGCTGTGCGCGTACCTGCGGCGCAAGCCCGAGGTCTTCGAGGGCGAGCAGCGGGAGGGCCAGCGGCGGGAGGGGGACCGCGAGCAGGAGGTCAGGCTGACCGCGCAGCGCGTCGTCGCCGACCTGCTGCCCGCCGCCGACGCGCAGGACCCGCCGCGGTACCGGTTGGACCTGACCGACGCGCACCTGCGGTACTTCGACCTGTCGCACCGGGCGATCGGCTCGCTGGTGATGCGCGGCGCGGTGCTGACCGGGTCGAACTCGCTGCACCACGCGGTGTTCCACGGCGACGTCTGGCTCACCGGGACGGGCAGCGCGGGCGAGCTGCACCTGCACGACGCGGTGTTCCGGGAGCGGGCCTGGTTCAGCGGGTTCCGCTGCGACGGACCGGCCTCGTTCGAGCGCTCGAAGTTCCTCGGGCCCACCAAGTTCGCCGACGCCCGGTTCACCGGGACGGTCACCTTCGACGGCGCCCGGTTCACCGGGGACGCCGACTTCCGGGGCGCGCGGTTCACCGGCGGGGTGGTGCTGCCGACGGCGTTGACGGCGCAGGCGCAGGGGGTGCGGGTGTCCGAGGAGCACGCGAACCGGCTGCCCGAGGGCTGGAAGGTCGGACCGCGCGGGGAGGTCAGGTCGTGA
- a CDS encoding pentapeptide repeat-containing protein, with the protein MDDPEQRFNLNLSGANVEYLRLEGRRVGRCVMRRTRFHGVSRFAEASFSKPALFSGAAFLGRVELRDCDFAGGLSLQEVEFRAGVDARGARVARFAHLADAPPPELRGGLRVVGEVSLRGGPREGWNLEGDVPEEGPASPA; encoded by the coding sequence GTGGACGACCCGGAGCAGCGCTTCAACCTGAACCTGTCCGGGGCGAACGTGGAGTACCTGCGCCTGGAGGGCCGCCGGGTCGGCCGGTGCGTGATGCGCCGGACCCGGTTCCACGGGGTCAGCCGGTTCGCCGAGGCCTCGTTCAGCAAGCCCGCGCTGTTCTCCGGGGCGGCGTTCCTGGGCCGGGTGGAGCTGCGGGACTGCGACTTCGCGGGTGGGCTCTCCCTGCAGGAGGTCGAGTTCCGGGCCGGGGTGGACGCGCGCGGGGCGCGGGTGGCCCGGTTCGCGCACCTGGCCGACGCGCCACCGCCCGAGCTGCGCGGCGGGTTGCGGGTCGTCGGGGAGGTGTCGCTGCGCGGCGGGCCGCGCGAGGGCTGGAACCTGGAGGGCGACGTGCCCGAGGAGGGCCCCGCCTCCCCGGCGTGA
- a CDS encoding lysozyme, translating to MTPEGRTRRWATRWGLPTTAAAVLLAVAHTTALNAEPLPDEGAPEGSDQHYAGSEIAKREGWAGARSSAAPDPTGKVPGMDVSSHQGDVDWGRPWGDGARFAYVKATEGTGYTNPHFQQQYEGSRGVGMVRGAYHFALPDRSDGGTQADYFVDHGGGWAGDGMTLPGALDVEYNPYGDTCYGKDQDSMAEWVRQFSGRLAERTGRHATIYTSTNWWNQCVGDKLRLGESNPLWVAHYTDQLGQLPSGWDYQTFWQWQAAGQFPGDQNLFNGDAGQLTRLASG from the coding sequence ATGACGCCGGAGGGCCGAACACGCAGGTGGGCGACCCGGTGGGGCCTGCCAACCACGGCGGCGGCGGTGCTGCTCGCCGTGGCGCACACCACCGCGCTGAACGCCGAGCCGCTGCCCGACGAGGGGGCGCCGGAGGGCTCGGACCAGCACTACGCGGGCTCGGAGATCGCCAAGCGCGAGGGCTGGGCGGGCGCCCGGTCCTCGGCGGCGCCCGACCCGACGGGCAAGGTGCCCGGCATGGACGTGAGCAGCCACCAGGGCGACGTGGACTGGGGGCGGCCGTGGGGCGACGGGGCGCGGTTCGCCTACGTCAAGGCGACCGAGGGCACCGGGTACACCAACCCGCACTTCCAGCAGCAGTACGAGGGGTCGCGCGGCGTCGGCATGGTGCGCGGGGCGTACCACTTCGCACTGCCCGACCGCTCGGACGGCGGGACCCAGGCCGACTACTTCGTGGACCACGGCGGCGGCTGGGCGGGCGACGGGATGACGCTGCCCGGCGCGCTGGACGTGGAGTACAACCCGTACGGGGACACCTGCTACGGCAAGGACCAGGACTCGATGGCCGAGTGGGTGCGGCAGTTCAGCGGCAGGCTCGCCGAGCGCACCGGGCGGCACGCGACGATCTACACGTCGACCAACTGGTGGAACCAGTGCGTGGGCGACAAGCTGCGGCTGGGCGAGTCGAACCCGCTGTGGGTCGCGCACTACACCGACCAGCTGGGGCAGCTGCCGAGCGGCTGGGACTACCAGACGTTCTGGCAGTGGCAGGCCGCCGGGCAGTTCCCCGGCGACCAGAACCTGTTCAACGGCGACGCGGGCCAGCTGACCAGGCTGGCATCGGGCTGA
- a CDS encoding lysozyme, with product MRPLVRRAVAALACAAAALSTSASPALALPEGDHAMGSQIAKHEGAAARHVEPRGPSAAAAVYGIDVSSYQGNVDWGGQWNAGRRFAYVKATEGTTYKNPYFAQQYDGSYGVGMIRGAYHFALPANSSGAAQANHFASNGGGWSRDGRTLPGALDMEYNPYGSTCYGLSPSAMTNWIKDFSDTYRARTGVYPVIYTSTSWWNQCVSGDFSGTNPLWVARYASTVGTLPRGWSVYTMWQYSSSPIDQNEFNGGYDRLQALAYS from the coding sequence ATGAGGCCACTCGTCCGACGCGCGGTCGCCGCGCTCGCCTGCGCCGCCGCCGCGCTGTCCACATCGGCGTCACCGGCACTGGCCCTGCCCGAGGGCGACCACGCCATGGGGTCCCAGATCGCCAAGCACGAGGGCGCCGCCGCGCGCCACGTCGAGCCGCGCGGGCCTTCCGCCGCCGCGGCCGTCTACGGCATAGACGTCAGCAGCTACCAGGGCAACGTGGACTGGGGAGGTCAGTGGAACGCCGGGCGGCGGTTCGCCTACGTCAAGGCGACCGAGGGGACCACGTACAAGAACCCCTACTTCGCCCAGCAGTACGACGGCTCCTACGGCGTCGGCATGATCCGGGGCGCATACCACTTCGCGCTGCCCGCGAACTCCAGCGGCGCCGCCCAGGCCAACCACTTCGCGAGCAACGGAGGGGGCTGGTCCAGGGACGGGCGGACGCTGCCCGGCGCGCTGGACATGGAGTACAACCCGTACGGCAGCACCTGCTACGGCCTGTCCCCGTCCGCGATGACCAACTGGATCAAGGACTTCAGCGACACCTACCGGGCGCGCACCGGGGTCTACCCGGTGATCTACACGTCCACGAGCTGGTGGAACCAGTGCGTGAGCGGGGACTTCAGCGGCACCAACCCGCTCTGGGTCGCGCGGTACGCGTCCACGGTCGGGACGCTGCCGCGCGGGTGGAGCGTCTACACGATGTGGCAGTACTCGTCGTCGCCGATCGACCAGAACGAGTTCAACGGCGGCTACGACCGGCTGCAGGCGCTCGCGTACAGCTGA